One Ranitomeya imitator isolate aRanImi1 chromosome 1, aRanImi1.pri, whole genome shotgun sequence DNA window includes the following coding sequences:
- the RAB27B gene encoding ras-related protein Rab-27B translates to MTDGDYDYLIKLLALGDSGVGKTTFLYRYTDNKFNPKFITTVGIDFREKRVVYNNAGPGGTQGKSFKVHLQLWDTAGQERFRSLTTAFFRDAMGFLLMFDLTSQQSFLNVRNWMSQLQANAYCENPDIVLIGNKADLSDQREVNERQAKELADKYGIPYFETSAATGQNVEKSVDTLLDLIMKRMEQCVDKTQVPDAANGGNAGKLDDAKEGGRKCAC, encoded by the exons ATGACGGATGGTGACTATGATTATCTGATTAAGCTCCTGGCCCTTGGAGATTCGGGTGTGGGGAAGACCACGTTCCTGTACAGAtatacagataacaagttcaaTCCCAAATTCATCACCACAGTCGGCATAGACTTCCGGGAAAAGAGAGTA GTTTACAACAATGCAGGACCAGGTGGCACACAGGGCAAATCCTTTAAGGTGCATTTACAGCTGTGGGACACAGCCGGACAGGAGAG GTTCCGGAGCCTTACCACAGCGTTCTTCAGAGATGCCATGGGTTTCCTCCTAATGTTTGATCTCACCAGTCAGCAGAGTTTCCTGAATGTTCGGAATTGGATGA gtcaACTTCAAGCAAACGCTTACTGTGAGAATCCTGATATTGTATTAATTGGTAACAAAGCCGACCTGTCAGATCAGAGAGAGGTCAACGAGAGGCAAGCAAAGGAGCTTGCCGATAAATACGG CATTCCATACTTTGAAACAAGCGCTGCCACCGGACAGAACGTAGAAAAATCAGTGGATACTCTCCTGGACTTGATAATGAAACGCATGGAGCAATGCGTGGACAAGACCCAAGTACCAGACGCGGCTAACGGGGGAAACGCCGGAAAATTAGACGACGCAAAAGAAGGAGGGAGAAAATGTGCCTGCTAG